One Streptomyces sp. NBC_01237 genomic region harbors:
- a CDS encoding branched-chain amino acid ABC transporter substrate-binding protein: MLILTAVLTTGALTLTACGSRDDDKKSSGDGDTQTVVIGVDAPLTGDLSALGLGIKNSADLAVNTANKDKTVPGIKFELQPLDDQAQPSVGQQNAQKFIGNEDLLGVVGPLNSGVSQSMQKPLNDAKLTQVSPANTGTELTQGNNWKTGDKKRPYASYFRTATTDQIQGAFAAKYLFNNAKIKDVYLIDDQKPYGAGLAASFKTTFTELGGKIVGTDHVNPDDRDFNSIVTKVKSTKAKAVYYGGEYPAGAPLSQQLKDSVKIPLMGGDGMYSADFIKLNKKAEGDIATSVGKPVEELDSAKKFIADYKTAGYKDAYEAYGGGTYDATWSIIEAVKIVVADNDGKLPENAREKVLAAMAKVKFEGVTGPVSFDEYGDTTNTMMTAYQVTSGKWASKLSESVN; the protein is encoded by the coding sequence TTGCTCATACTCACTGCAGTGCTCACCACCGGAGCACTGACGCTCACCGCCTGCGGGTCGCGCGACGACGACAAGAAGAGCAGCGGCGACGGCGACACCCAGACCGTCGTCATCGGCGTCGACGCCCCCCTGACGGGCGACCTCTCCGCCCTCGGCCTCGGCATCAAGAACTCCGCCGACCTCGCCGTCAACACGGCGAACAAGGACAAGACGGTCCCCGGCATCAAGTTCGAGCTCCAGCCGCTCGACGACCAGGCCCAGCCCTCCGTCGGCCAGCAGAACGCCCAGAAGTTCATCGGCAACGAAGACCTCCTCGGCGTCGTCGGCCCGCTGAACTCCGGCGTCTCCCAGTCGATGCAGAAGCCCCTCAACGACGCCAAGCTCACCCAGGTCTCCCCGGCCAACACCGGCACCGAGCTGACCCAGGGCAACAACTGGAAGACCGGCGACAAGAAGCGCCCGTACGCCTCGTACTTCCGCACCGCCACCACCGACCAGATCCAGGGCGCCTTCGCGGCCAAGTACCTCTTCAACAACGCGAAGATCAAGGACGTCTACCTCATCGACGACCAGAAGCCCTACGGCGCCGGCCTCGCCGCCTCCTTCAAGACGACGTTCACCGAACTCGGCGGCAAGATCGTCGGCACCGACCACGTCAACCCCGACGACCGTGACTTCAACTCCATCGTCACCAAGGTCAAGAGCACCAAGGCCAAGGCCGTCTACTACGGCGGCGAGTACCCCGCCGGCGCACCCCTGAGCCAGCAGCTCAAGGACAGCGTCAAGATCCCGCTCATGGGCGGCGACGGCATGTACAGCGCCGACTTCATCAAGCTCAACAAGAAGGCCGAAGGCGACATCGCCACCTCCGTCGGCAAGCCCGTCGAAGAACTCGACTCCGCCAAGAAGTTCATCGCGGACTACAAGACGGCCGGCTACAAGGACGCCTACGAGGCCTACGGCGGCGGCACCTACGACGCCACCTGGTCCATCATCGAAGCCGTCAAGATCGTCGTCGCCGACAACGATGGCAAGCTCCCCGAGAACGCCCGCGAAAAGGTCCTCGCCGCCATGGCCAAGGTCAAGTTCGAAGGCGTCACCGGCCCCGTCTCCTTCGACGAATACGGCGACACCACCAACACCATGATGACCGCCTACCAGGTCACCAGCGGCAAGTGGGCCTCCAAGCTCAGCGAGTCGGTCAACTAG
- a CDS encoding branched-chain amino acid ABC transporter permease, producing MNELPQQLANGLILGAMYGLIAIGYTMVYGIIQLINFAHGEIFMIGGFGALTVYLGLPSGFSLIAAIPLMIVGGIIAAVAISMAAERFAYRPLRTAPRLAPLITAIGLSLALQQAVWMWYPDATKDRSFPQFKGEAFEVLGANIQRGDLFVLVAAPICMLALGLFVSKTRAGRGMQATSQDPDTAKLMGINTDRIIVMAFAIGAAFAAVAAVAYGLKNGQIGFRMGFIMGLKAFTAAVLGGIGNIYGAMLGGVVLGVAEALATGYMSEVPGMELFGGGAWKDVWAFALLIIVLLVRPQGLLGERVADRA from the coding sequence GTGAACGAACTGCCGCAACAGCTGGCCAATGGACTCATCCTCGGCGCGATGTACGGTCTCATCGCGATCGGATACACGATGGTCTACGGAATCATCCAGCTCATCAACTTCGCACACGGCGAGATCTTCATGATCGGAGGCTTCGGAGCCCTCACGGTCTACCTCGGGCTTCCGTCCGGATTCTCCCTCATAGCTGCGATACCCCTCATGATCGTCGGCGGCATCATCGCCGCAGTCGCCATCAGCATGGCCGCCGAACGATTCGCCTACCGGCCACTGCGCACCGCGCCACGCCTCGCCCCCCTCATCACCGCCATCGGGCTCTCCCTCGCGCTCCAGCAGGCGGTCTGGATGTGGTACCCCGACGCCACCAAGGACCGGTCCTTCCCCCAGTTCAAGGGCGAAGCCTTCGAAGTCCTCGGCGCCAACATCCAGCGCGGCGACCTCTTCGTCCTCGTCGCAGCCCCCATCTGCATGCTCGCCCTCGGCCTCTTCGTCTCCAAGACCCGAGCCGGCCGCGGCATGCAAGCCACCTCGCAGGACCCCGACACCGCCAAGCTCATGGGCATCAACACCGACCGCATCATCGTCATGGCCTTCGCCATCGGTGCCGCGTTCGCCGCCGTCGCCGCCGTCGCCTACGGGCTCAAGAACGGCCAGATCGGCTTCCGCATGGGCTTCATCATGGGCCTCAAAGCCTTCACCGCAGCCGTACTCGGCGGCATCGGCAACATCTACGGCGCCATGCTCGGCGGCGTCGTACTCGGCGTCGCCGAAGCACTCGCCACCGGCTACATGAGCGAGGTGCCCGGCATGGAACTCTTCGGCGGCGGCGCCTGGAAGGACGTATGGGCCTTCGCCCTCCTCATCATCGTCCTCCTCGTCCGACCCCAGGGCCTACTCGGCGAACGCGTCGCGGATCGGGCGTGA
- a CDS encoding branched-chain amino acid ABC transporter permease: MTTKTTPHTGALLPLPANAARALTTLGAAVALIGTFLAWTWTDEFPGDLTVTGYPGGLQVLTLIGAALTLLLALSGYGIKGLGWLTPGGTNSPVRLAALGVLGTTGYAIGAISSKLGGVVNLEPGAWVSGIGALVAVIAALGLPADQDIADTATPTPWERFRNSLRAPAPARAKELPSWAEILIIAGSFGVALYVFTYGIDTEYAELFIGFLISVGFGFTALNRAGLIARITALTTKHRNVTLTAALVAAFCFPFTQQNEEYALIGANILIFATVALGLNVVVGLAGLLDLGYVAFLGVGAYAAALVSGSPLSPIGVQFPFWAAVLTGAAASLVFGVVIGAPTLRLRGDYLAIVTLGFGEIFRLTVNALNGVSGPDLTNGSQGIPSIPDLNLFGFDFGISHDIGGFTLGRSANYYLLMLVFTAVVVMVFRRSGESRIGRAWVAIREDETAATAMGINAFRLKLLAFALGATLAGLAGTVQAHVSYTVTPEQYQFAGSAPPNSAFLLAAVILGGMGTLSGPLVGAALLYLIPAKLQFMQDYQLLLFGIALILLMRFRPEGLVADRRKQLEFHETGQLDVPPDTPLTDTAAGTTKAGA, from the coding sequence ATGACCACCAAAACCACGCCCCACACCGGCGCCCTCCTCCCGCTGCCCGCCAACGCGGCCCGCGCCCTCACCACCCTCGGCGCGGCCGTCGCCCTCATCGGCACCTTCCTCGCCTGGACCTGGACCGACGAATTCCCCGGCGACCTCACCGTCACCGGCTACCCCGGCGGCCTCCAGGTCCTCACCCTCATCGGCGCGGCCCTCACCCTGCTCCTCGCCCTCTCCGGGTACGGCATCAAGGGCCTCGGCTGGCTCACCCCCGGCGGCACCAACAGCCCCGTCCGACTCGCCGCACTCGGCGTCCTCGGCACCACCGGCTACGCCATCGGCGCCATCTCCTCCAAGCTCGGCGGAGTCGTCAACCTCGAACCCGGAGCCTGGGTCAGCGGCATCGGCGCACTCGTCGCCGTCATCGCCGCCCTCGGCCTCCCCGCCGACCAGGACATCGCCGACACCGCCACGCCCACCCCCTGGGAACGCTTCCGCAACAGCCTGCGCGCCCCCGCGCCCGCACGCGCCAAGGAACTCCCCTCCTGGGCCGAAATCCTGATCATCGCCGGATCCTTCGGCGTCGCCCTCTACGTCTTCACGTACGGCATCGACACCGAATACGCCGAACTCTTCATCGGCTTCCTGATCAGCGTCGGCTTCGGCTTCACCGCGCTCAACCGGGCCGGCCTCATCGCCCGGATCACCGCACTCACCACCAAGCACCGCAACGTCACCCTCACCGCCGCACTCGTCGCCGCGTTCTGCTTCCCCTTCACCCAGCAGAACGAGGAATACGCCCTCATCGGCGCCAACATCCTCATCTTCGCGACCGTCGCACTCGGCCTCAACGTCGTCGTCGGCCTCGCCGGACTCCTCGACCTCGGATACGTCGCCTTCCTCGGCGTCGGCGCCTACGCCGCCGCCCTCGTATCCGGCTCGCCGCTCTCCCCCATCGGCGTCCAGTTCCCCTTCTGGGCAGCCGTCCTCACCGGCGCCGCCGCATCACTCGTCTTCGGCGTCGTCATCGGCGCCCCCACCCTGCGGCTGCGCGGCGACTACCTCGCCATCGTCACCCTCGGCTTCGGTGAGATCTTCCGCCTCACCGTCAACGCCCTCAACGGCGTCAGCGGCCCGGACCTCACCAACGGCTCCCAGGGCATCCCGAGCATCCCCGACCTCAACCTCTTCGGGTTCGACTTCGGAATCAGCCACGACATCGGCGGCTTCACCCTCGGCAGGTCCGCCAACTACTACCTGCTGATGCTCGTCTTCACCGCTGTCGTCGTCATGGTCTTCCGCCGCTCCGGCGAATCCCGCATCGGCCGCGCCTGGGTCGCCATCCGCGAGGACGAAACCGCAGCCACCGCCATGGGCATCAACGCCTTCCGGCTCAAACTGCTCGCCTTCGCCCTCGGCGCCACCCTCGCCGGACTCGCCGGGACCGTCCAGGCACACGTCTCCTACACGGTGACGCCCGAGCAGTACCAGTTCGCCGGCTCGGCACCGCCCAACTCCGCCTTCCTCCTCGCCGCCGTCATCCTCGGCGGCATGGGAACCCTCAGCGGACCCCTCGTCGGCGCCGCGCTGCTCTACCTCATCCCGGCCAAGCTGCAGTTCATGCAGGACTACCAGCTGCTCCTCTTCGGCATCGCGCTCATCCTCCTGATGCGCTTCCGCCCCGAAGGCCTCGTCGCCGACCGCAGGAAGCAGCTCGAATTCCACGAGACCGGCCAGCTCGACGTACCACCCGACACACCACTCACCGACACAGCCGCCGGCACCACGAAGGCGGGGGCGTGA
- a CDS encoding ABC transporter ATP-binding protein translates to MTTTATTQTATTVLDASGVTMRFGGLTAVRNVDLTVNSGEIVGLIGPNGAGKTTFFNCLTGLYVPTEGKVSYKGTVLPPKPHLVTQAGIARTFQNIRLFANMTVLENVLVGRHTRTKEGLWSALLRLPGYKKAENASRERAMELLEFIGLQDKADHLARNLPYGDQRKLEIARALASDPGLLLLDEPTAGMNPQETRVTEDLIFAIRDQGIAILVIEHDMRFIFNLCDRVAVLVQGEKLVEGTSDVVQRDERVVAAYLGTPFEGAPGAEEVAEVEAAEAEAEAEAAGTAPAATDTTPDTPRTEEEDTR, encoded by the coding sequence ATGACCACAACAGCCACCACCCAAACCGCCACCACCGTGCTCGACGCCAGCGGCGTCACCATGCGCTTCGGCGGCCTCACCGCCGTACGCAACGTCGATCTCACCGTCAACTCCGGCGAGATCGTCGGACTCATCGGCCCCAACGGTGCCGGTAAGACCACCTTCTTCAACTGCCTCACCGGCCTCTACGTCCCCACCGAGGGCAAGGTCAGCTACAAAGGCACCGTCCTGCCGCCCAAGCCCCACCTCGTCACCCAGGCAGGCATCGCCCGCACCTTCCAGAACATCCGGCTCTTCGCCAACATGACCGTCCTGGAAAACGTCCTCGTCGGACGCCACACCAGGACCAAGGAGGGCCTCTGGTCCGCCCTCCTGCGCCTCCCCGGCTACAAGAAGGCCGAGAACGCCAGCCGCGAACGCGCCATGGAACTCCTGGAGTTCATCGGACTCCAGGACAAGGCCGACCACCTCGCGCGCAACCTCCCCTACGGAGACCAGCGCAAGCTGGAGATCGCCCGCGCCCTCGCCAGCGACCCCGGCCTCCTGCTCCTGGACGAGCCCACCGCCGGCATGAACCCCCAGGAAACCCGCGTCACCGAGGACCTCATCTTCGCCATCCGGGACCAGGGCATCGCCATCCTCGTCATCGAGCACGACATGCGGTTCATCTTCAACCTCTGCGACCGCGTCGCCGTGCTCGTCCAGGGCGAAAAGCTCGTCGAAGGCACCTCCGACGTCGTCCAGCGCGACGAACGCGTCGTCGCCGCCTACCTCGGCACCCCCTTCGAAGGCGCCCCCGGCGCCGAAGAAGTCGCCGAGGTCGAAGCGGCCGAGGCGGAAGCGGAGGCCGAGGCGGCCGGGACGGCCCCCGCCGCGACCGACACCACACCCGACACCCCTCGCACCGAGGAGGAGGACACCCGATGA
- a CDS encoding ABC transporter ATP-binding protein yields MTALLEVEDLRVAYGKIEAVKGISFSVDAGQVVTLIGTNGAGKTTTLRTLSGLLKPLGGRILFEGKPLTNIPAHKIVSLGIAHSPEGRHIFPRLTITENLLLGAYLRNDKAGIEKDIHRAYSLFPILGERRKQAAGTLSGGEQQMLAMGRALMSQPKLLMLDEPSMGLSPIMMQKIMETIVELKAAGTTILLVEQNAQAALSLADQGHVMEVGKIVLSGTGPDLLHDESVRKAYLGED; encoded by the coding sequence ATGACCGCACTGCTAGAGGTCGAGGACCTCCGCGTCGCCTACGGCAAGATCGAAGCCGTCAAGGGCATCTCCTTCAGCGTCGATGCCGGCCAGGTCGTCACCCTCATCGGCACCAACGGCGCGGGCAAGACCACCACCCTGCGCACCCTCTCCGGACTGCTCAAGCCACTCGGCGGCCGCATCCTCTTCGAGGGCAAACCCCTCACCAACATCCCCGCCCACAAGATCGTCTCCCTCGGCATCGCCCACTCGCCCGAGGGGCGCCACATCTTCCCCCGGCTGACGATCACCGAGAACCTCCTCCTCGGCGCCTACCTCCGCAACGACAAGGCGGGCATCGAGAAGGACATCCACCGCGCCTACAGCCTCTTCCCCATCCTCGGGGAACGCCGAAAGCAGGCCGCGGGTACCCTCTCGGGCGGCGAACAGCAGATGCTCGCCATGGGACGCGCCCTCATGTCGCAGCCCAAACTGCTCATGCTGGACGAGCCCTCCATGGGCCTCTCCCCGATCATGATGCAGAAGATCATGGAGACCATCGTCGAGCTCAAGGCTGCGGGCACCACGATCCTGCTCGTCGAACAGAACGCCCAGGCCGCCCTCTCCCTCGCGGACCAGGGCCATGTCATGGAGGTCGGCAAGATCGTCCTCTCCGGCACCGGCCCGGACCTCCTGCACGACGAGTCGGTCCGCAAGGCCTACCTCGGCGAGGACTGA
- a CDS encoding ANTAR domain-containing response regulator, producing MTTPESPQPVDAADDDKSHVPPLTTRVVIAEDEALIRLDLKEMLEEEGYSVVGEAGDGQQAVELAREHKPDLVILDVKMPVLDGISAAEKIAEESIAPVLMLTAFSQRDLVERARDAGAMAYLVKPFSKSDVVPAIEMAVSRFAELKALEGEVADLAQRLETRKLVDRAKSILQTDYGLSEPAAFRWIQKTSMDRRLSMQQLAEALIEDAEEKKKSAE from the coding sequence GTGACCACCCCCGAGTCGCCCCAGCCCGTAGACGCCGCCGACGACGACAAGTCGCACGTCCCGCCGCTGACGACCCGTGTCGTCATCGCCGAGGACGAGGCTCTGATCCGTCTGGACCTCAAGGAGATGCTGGAGGAGGAGGGCTACTCCGTCGTCGGTGAGGCCGGGGACGGTCAGCAGGCCGTCGAGCTGGCCCGGGAGCACAAGCCCGACCTGGTCATCCTCGATGTGAAGATGCCGGTCCTCGACGGGATCTCCGCGGCCGAGAAGATCGCCGAGGAGTCCATCGCACCGGTCCTGATGCTCACCGCGTTCTCGCAGCGCGACCTCGTGGAGCGGGCCCGGGACGCCGGGGCGATGGCGTACCTGGTGAAGCCGTTCAGCAAGAGCGACGTGGTGCCGGCCATCGAGATGGCGGTGTCGCGGTTCGCGGAGCTGAAGGCGCTGGAGGGCGAGGTCGCGGACCTGGCGCAGCGCTTGGAGACCCGGAAGCTGGTGGACCGGGCGAAGAGCATTCTCCAGACGGATTACGGGCTCTCCGAGCCGGCCGCGTTCCGGTGGATCCAGAAGACGTCGATGGACCGGCGGCTGTCGATGCAGCAGCTGGCCGAGGCGTTGATCGAGGACGCCGAGGAGAAGAAGAAGTCGGCCGAGTAG
- a CDS encoding helix-turn-helix domain-containing protein: MNLHGTEVRQKALTLLRSGSKGADVARELNVPRGTVAYWLHMDRSERGECPGRHNPPCHRCDGIPLDTTAYAYLLALYLGDGHISRPFQHRVPNLMITLDDSWPGIQNEAEAAMRKVFPDNATCRVRRTGCHNIKVYSKHLPCLFPQHGPGRKHERPIVLEPWQQEIVNAHRWDFVRGLIHSDGCRNMNWTTRVVDGVRKRYEYPRYYFTNVSDDIRQLYTDTLDRLGVEWKHCTRAGKAYNISVARRASVALMDAHVGPKY; this comes from the coding sequence GTGAACCTCCACGGGACAGAAGTGCGCCAGAAGGCGCTCACCCTCCTCCGGTCCGGCTCCAAGGGCGCGGACGTGGCACGCGAGCTGAACGTGCCGCGCGGCACCGTCGCGTACTGGCTCCACATGGATCGCTCCGAGCGGGGCGAGTGCCCGGGCAGACACAATCCACCGTGTCATCGGTGTGACGGCATTCCTCTCGACACGACGGCCTACGCGTATCTGCTGGCCCTCTACCTGGGTGATGGCCACATAAGCCGGCCCTTCCAGCACCGAGTGCCGAATCTCATGATCACTCTTGATGATTCCTGGCCCGGCATTCAGAACGAGGCCGAGGCAGCGATGCGCAAGGTGTTCCCGGACAACGCGACATGCCGGGTGCGCAGAACGGGCTGCCACAACATCAAGGTCTACTCCAAGCACCTTCCCTGCCTGTTCCCACAGCACGGCCCGGGACGGAAACACGAACGACCCATCGTCCTCGAACCCTGGCAGCAAGAGATCGTGAACGCACACCGCTGGGACTTCGTCCGGGGTCTCATCCATTCCGACGGCTGCCGGAACATGAACTGGACGACCCGGGTGGTCGACGGCGTACGGAAGCGGTATGAGTATCCGCGCTACTACTTCACCAACGTCTCCGACGACATCCGGCAGCTCTACACCGACACCCTCGACAGGCTCGGCGTCGAGTGGAAGCACTGCACGCGTGCCGGGAAGGCGTACAACATCTCCGTAGCCCGACGGGCATCCGTCGCCCTCATGGATGCTCACGTCGGGCCGAAATACTGA
- the pyk gene encoding pyruvate kinase, which yields MRRAKIVCTLGPATDTYDQIKALVEAGMDIARFNLSHGTYAEHEERYHRVRKASEETGRSVGILADLQGPKIRLGRFREGPVLLERGDTFTITVEPLEGDRHTCGTTYDGLAADVTTGERILVDDGRVTLEVTRVEGPRVHTTVIEGGMVSDHKGLNLPGVAVSVPALSEKDIEDLRWALNIGADIIALSFVRSGRDIDDVHRIMEEEGRRLPVIAKVEKPQAVENIDDIVAAFDGIMVARGDLGVEMPLEQVPIVQKRAIKLAKRNAKPVIVATQMLDSMIDNSRPTRAEASDVANAIIDGTDAVMLSGETSVGKYPVETVRTMSRIVEAAEEDILGKGLPPLTDRNKPRTQGGAVARAAAEMGDFLGAKFLVAFTQSGDTVKRLSRYRSPIPLLAFTPDEATRAQLNLTWGVETFLGPHVDSTDAMVAQVDEELLRIGRCRKGDVVVITAGSPPGVAGSTNLVRVHHIGEDDSPK from the coding sequence ATGCGCCGAGCAAAAATCGTTTGTACCCTGGGACCCGCCACCGACACATACGACCAGATCAAGGCCCTGGTCGAAGCCGGAATGGACATCGCCCGCTTCAACCTCAGCCACGGCACCTACGCCGAACACGAAGAGCGATACCACCGTGTACGCAAAGCATCCGAAGAGACCGGCCGCAGCGTAGGCATCCTCGCCGACCTTCAAGGCCCGAAGATTCGCCTCGGACGCTTCCGCGAAGGACCTGTACTCCTTGAACGCGGCGACACCTTCACCATCACCGTCGAGCCCCTCGAAGGCGACCGCCACACCTGCGGCACCACCTACGACGGCCTCGCCGCCGACGTCACCACCGGCGAACGCATCCTCGTGGACGACGGCCGCGTCACCCTCGAAGTCACCCGGGTCGAGGGCCCCCGCGTCCACACCACCGTCATCGAAGGCGGCATGGTCTCCGACCACAAGGGACTCAACCTCCCCGGCGTCGCCGTCTCCGTCCCCGCACTCTCCGAAAAAGACATCGAAGACCTGCGCTGGGCCCTGAACATCGGCGCCGACATCATCGCCCTCTCCTTCGTCCGCAGCGGACGCGACATCGACGACGTCCACCGCATCATGGAAGAAGAAGGCCGTCGGCTCCCGGTCATCGCCAAGGTCGAGAAGCCCCAGGCCGTCGAGAACATCGACGACATCGTCGCCGCCTTCGACGGCATCATGGTCGCCCGCGGCGACCTCGGCGTCGAAATGCCCCTGGAACAGGTCCCGATCGTCCAGAAGCGCGCCATCAAACTCGCCAAGCGCAACGCCAAGCCGGTCATCGTCGCCACGCAGATGCTCGACTCGATGATCGACAACTCCCGCCCCACCCGCGCCGAGGCATCGGACGTCGCCAACGCGATCATCGACGGCACCGACGCGGTGATGCTCTCCGGCGAGACCAGCGTCGGCAAGTACCCCGTCGAGACCGTCCGCACCATGTCCCGCATCGTCGAAGCGGCCGAGGAGGACATCCTCGGCAAGGGCCTCCCGCCCCTCACCGACCGCAACAAGCCCCGCACCCAGGGCGGTGCCGTCGCCCGCGCGGCGGCCGAGATGGGTGACTTCCTCGGCGCGAAGTTCCTGGTGGCCTTCACCCAGAGCGGCGACACGGTCAAGCGCCTCTCCCGCTACCGCTCGCCCATCCCGCTCCTGGCCTTCACCCCCGACGAGGCCACCCGCGCCCAGCTGAACCTCACCTGGGGCGTCGAGACCTTCCTCGGCCCGCACGTGGACTCCACGGACGCGATGGTGGCCCAGGTCGACGAGGAACTGCTGCGGATCGGCCGCTGCCGGAAGGGTGACGTCGTGGTGATCACGGCGGGCTCCCCGCCCGGAGTCGCGGGCTCCACCAACCTGGTCCGCGTGCACCACATCGGTGAGGACGACAGCCCGAAGTAG
- a CDS encoding SIMPL domain-containing protein: MTDTTTHHPYGTPQTPHLTVRGEAHLEVDPETAHITITLSARGTDRRTTLDDLTRRNTHTIDLIKSYGDAVDTLQTGTLTISPELTRHGRGERIRAYHGRIQLTATLTDFTALGELTARLADQDLTRVDGPWWGLRPDSPVHAAARRQAVHEALQRAREYAEALNTRLGALLELADTGTGNPRRTARADFTHRAIPFSAAGSTEMADEATPIDLEPVRQNVDAQVEASFTLNPPPLH, translated from the coding sequence ATGACCGACACCACCACCCACCACCCGTACGGCACCCCCCAGACCCCCCACCTCACCGTCCGCGGCGAAGCCCACCTCGAAGTCGACCCCGAAACCGCACACATCACCATCACGCTCAGCGCCCGCGGCACCGACCGACGCACCACCCTCGACGACCTCACCCGCCGCAACACCCACACCATCGACCTCATCAAGAGCTACGGAGACGCCGTCGACACCCTCCAGACCGGCACCCTCACCATCAGCCCCGAACTCACCCGCCACGGCCGCGGCGAACGCATCCGCGCCTACCACGGACGCATCCAACTCACCGCCACCCTTACCGACTTCACCGCCCTCGGCGAACTCACCGCCCGCCTCGCCGACCAGGACCTCACCCGCGTCGACGGCCCCTGGTGGGGCCTGCGCCCCGACTCACCCGTCCACGCCGCCGCCCGCCGTCAAGCCGTCCACGAAGCCCTCCAGCGCGCCCGCGAATACGCCGAAGCCCTCAACACCCGACTCGGCGCCCTCCTCGAACTGGCCGACACCGGCACCGGAAACCCCCGACGCACGGCCCGCGCCGACTTCACCCACCGGGCCATCCCCTTCAGCGCCGCCGGATCCACCGAAATGGCCGACGAGGCCACCCCCATCGACCTCGAACCCGTACGCCAGAACGTCGACGCCCAGGTCGAGGCCTCCTTCACCCTCAACCCGCCCCCACTGCACTGA